Sequence from the Rutidosis leptorrhynchoides isolate AG116_Rl617_1_P2 chromosome 3, CSIRO_AGI_Rlap_v1, whole genome shotgun sequence genome:
aaaaaaaaaaaaaaaaaaaaaaaaaaaaaaaaaaaactctaataAATTGTATCATAAAAAAACTCATAACCTTTTTCATCACCATACTGCAAGAAGAAGACACCATAGCCGACTTAAGCGCCACCTGAGCCATACTTCTTGCCAAAGATGAGCAGCTGCAATTTGTCATAACCGGAGAGCACACCAGCACCAGCAACGGCTCGAAGAATGTTTGCACCAGCACCCTTGAAAAGAGACTTATATCCTTCTTTCTTTAAGATCTGAGTGAATGCATCCATTGAACTCTTGTACTTTTCTGCTTGACCAGACGTCATCATCATTCTTCTTCGTACAGTGTCAATTGGATACGATGCAACCCCAGCACCATTTGTTATCAACCAACCAAGTGCAAAACTCGCAAAGAAACTATCCTGAAAAACACCCCAAGTAGATCCAAAATTAATCATTAAtgttaaaaagatagtttttagtTATATTGTTTCTCTAACAGGTCAAAAAGCAGAAAAGTTTTAGTGCTTAAGATTATAATTTCATCAACCAAAGGGCTTATAGCTTAGCGGTATTTGAGGAGCCTTTCAACCAAAGAGGTTGGTGGTTCAAGCCCCGTCGTGAGCATATTGGTGAATTAATAGGTGTTGGTGTGCGAGCTGTCGTTCTAAAAAAGAGAACATAATTTTATAAAGTTAATGATTCAAACGGGTTTAAACCAAGTATCATAATAAAAGTAGGTTCAAACTTCACTAGCATTTTGCGGTGACTAGGGATTAGGGAAAAGTGTCAAAATGATCACAGGATAACCCAGTTAGGCCGCGTATATCCGAGTAAATATATTTCCTTCCTCGAGTAGCCTGAACAAGAAAAATCTTATCTGCTTATCAGTTTTAATGAGTCAAACATGTGGAGTATAAAAGCTTTGGTACGAAAACCTCTAAAATCTCATATTTAAGTATTTTTATTGTTCATATTTAGATATTTCTAATCATATTTACCATCATCAACAGTATTGATAAACTATAATTTAGACACATAAACAACCTATTTCGATTCGTGAAAAAAGTTACCCGTTTTGACTCCTATCCAATGTGTCTGACCCGCCCATTTTGCCACATTTGATAAACACACAAGGTTTTTCTTCAAACGAATCGAGAAATCAAATGCAAGCTTAGTTACCTGTAACTTTCCAGTGAGAAGGACGGGCTTCAAAGAATCGTATAACCCAAAGTACAAACCACGATAAACAATAATCCCAACACACGAAATGTTGAATCCACGATAAAGCCCAGCGATTCCATCAGAGGCTAACGTCTTCTTGTAGACATCAATTATTCCGTTAAATTGTCTTCCTCCTCCGCCTTTCTTTGCTGACTTGGCATCATTCGCTAAACGAGTTCTTGCGTAATCGAGCGAATAAACAAAAAACAGTGAAGATGCACCGGCAGCACCTCCAGATGCTAAATTACTCGCAAACCATATCCAGTAACCATCTTTATCTTTCTTGAAGTTGAAAAGCTTTTTAAAGTAATCTTTGAATGCAAAATTCAAAGCCTGCATTTCACAAATTTATATAAGCACGTTGTTAACATATGCGTTTTGAAAGATTATAATGATGAGTTAAATAACAAATGGTTATAtttgaaggattttcttgtgcccgagagacataataaattaatgtggcttacatgttgtgatccaagtcgggtcatacccaataacaagctatcaacactttatgtatttgttttgacaatcggatcattaaagcaaatacacgacacttgaattttagaaattggttttctaaaataaatgctagatataattatttggataattataagttactacatgttgtatattatttatataggttataaataatataaagtgtatgtaacatatgtgtgttgcattttattttataaaaggcttataaaataaaatacttacaactaaatgcatgtatgttttataaatatgtaataaaatataaaataaatggaaggggtggggggccatttttttgaaggctcctaggtgccaaccacccttccttgattactccatataattatgactaatacacatgcattggtgcaactttaacacactctttgactctagcattttgaaaataatatttgcaatttcctctcctttcttcaagggattcttggttgatttttgcaagtaattaagtgtctaaaatcctaaccaagtcttgggtgttgattattgcttgtgggtatcaaagatttgaggcttcaagttagaagttttcttcatctacatcatcttc
This genomic interval carries:
- the LOC139897323 gene encoding ADP,ATP carrier protein 1, mitochondrial isoform X2, producing the protein MGGVSAAVSKTAAAPIERVKLLIQNQDEMIKAGRLSEPYKGIVDCFGRTVKDEGLFSLWRGNTANVIRYFPTQALNFAFKDYFKKLFNFKKDKDGYWIWFASNLASGGAAGASSLFFVYSLDYARTRLANDAKSAKKGGGGRQFNGIIDVYKKTLASDGIAGLYRGFNISCVGIIVYRGLYFGLYDSLKPVLLTGKLQDSFFASFALGWLITNGAGVASYPIDTVRRRMMMTSGQAEKYKSSMDAFTQILKKEGYKSLFKGAGANILRAVAGAGVLSGYDKLQLLIFGKKYGSGGA
- the LOC139897323 gene encoding ADP,ATP carrier protein 1, mitochondrial isoform X1, producing the protein MFDQAQHPSVSQKLAGSILESSMTQFHTCDNGLQQPQLYQRRFHNKNYTNAAFQYPMQPLPIMTKPIPICAQAPAEKGFSGFAIDFLMGGVSAAVSKTAAAPIERVKLLIQNQDEMIKAGRLSEPYKGIVDCFGRTVKDEGLFSLWRGNTANVIRYFPTQALNFAFKDYFKKLFNFKKDKDGYWIWFASNLASGGAAGASSLFFVYSLDYARTRLANDAKSAKKGGGGRQFNGIIDVYKKTLASDGIAGLYRGFNISCVGIIVYRGLYFGLYDSLKPVLLTGKLQDSFFASFALGWLITNGAGVASYPIDTVRRRMMMTSGQAEKYKSSMDAFTQILKKEGYKSLFKGAGANILRAVAGAGVLSGYDKLQLLIFGKKYGSGGA